AATCATCGGATATTAGATTACATGGTCTAGTAAAGCATATCTCTACCTATTCGAAGGAATTACTCTTAAGAATTATCGCATGTTAATTTAAAGAACTGTATTTTGATTATGACCTGAAAAGTATGTCATTCACACGTATCTTTTTAGATGTGACAAACGCTCATACTCGCAACAAAGTAATTGtattgagaaatcaaaattattatttatcagCAAAAGTTTTACAGACATATTTTTTAGGAACTTCAGCAATCAAAAATATGCAGTCTACTAAAATTCCAGTATGGatctttcatttaaaaaaaaaaaaaaaaatctctgttACAAAAACATAGTACAATAAACTTAAGCAACCCTAATTGATAAACTTTTATTTGCTTGGAAATGCATTGAGGAAATCCAAAGGGAAAACTTGTCCAGTTCTGTGATAACTACTAAATGCTTGTGGAATCGTCAACCGGATGCCAGAATCTATTGAAGAACCACATAGAGTCGGCTTCCACTGCATATCCATCCTGATTTCTGTGCCAATTATAGTATGCATGCGTTCGGTTTTTAATGTCGAACATTGCATGGCCAAAGCTGGCTTCGCGGTAGGCAGAGTATTTTGGCTGGGGTTCTGTCATGCTGCATATAAAATCAGATATTTAGATGATCCAATGGCAACACAAAATAGTCATGAATAAGTTAGGCAGTGTTTTCTGAGGTAATTCATCTTACTTGGTGGCCAAACCTTCAAGATTGCCTCCATCACCAATCGTTATGTACACTGGAGCTGATTGATCATGAACAGGGATGCACAAGCCGTTCACAATGTTGTATGCGATGTTGGATACACGTTCCTGTGATACTCATCAATTAGCCAGCAAGTTCTTACATTCAAACTAGACAAACAAATAAACGGATTTCTAATTTCCCGCTCATCCTCACAACACTTCGTACATGTAAAAATTGACAGTTTGATTGGACTAACTCATCAGAGTTGGCTTCATGCATCTTTCTAGGGAAAGCCTATAGTTGAAATAAAGCTGATAAACTAGATGAtgaggaaaaggaaatatttcGACTTACAGATCGTTCATATGCATGGACATGACCTGCAAACACCACATCTACTTTGTATTTCACAAACCACGGCTCGAACATCACTCTCATGGTTTCTCCTTCCATGTAGTGATAGTTGTAGCTATTGTACCAGGGAGAATGCATCATAACAATCAGCCATGGTGTCTCGGTCCTGTCAACTTTTTTTAGCTCTTCTTCAAGCCATTTGTACTGGGGAGTATATTTACCTTAGGAGCGAACAGAGGTAAAAGGAATTAAGCAAAAGTGAGCTACGACATTCAATAGGAATTGGCATTCAGAGAGACATGCTTCTATTGTACATCTTGATATAACCGTACATGTTATAATGACATCGAATCAAAACCATTTTAGCGCCTAACAAACTTTCATTTCCATTACTGGATGTTTTGAGTTAAACGATGAATATTTGCTCCCAACGTCTATCTGCAgtctattaaattaataaaaatcttgaaaaaatggATCTGCTGTCATCCACAGATGTGAAAGTAAAGTTTCATATTGACTCTCCACCTAATTTCGACCTTGCAGATAAATGAACATTATTATTATATCCCAAAATTATCTCATAAACATGGGAGGTGCCGTAGAGTAGCATCTTATTCTCATCTATGTTGGCAGCATAGTCAAGGATGTAGGAATCATACCATATGCAGAGTATGACGATAAGACTATGATGTATGCTGAAGCTCTCTTTATCGAGTACCAAAAAGGTGCGGTGCTGTTTGATTTTCTATAAGGGACATGGTATCTGTTCGTATAGGGCTTGAAGGGTTTATTTTCTccctgcagaaaaaaaaaatgtacaacaTGATCAGTCACGTCATTATATGAACTCATACATCCTGATACTTCAGGATACGGATGAAAGGGCGAGGACTTCATCCCCTGCATATTTCCTGTAACATCATAAACACTGATATTGTAAAGCATTCATATGTATTGTGAAATTACACTGGGTGACAGTCTAAGTTCTACTGTCCGCTTGCCTTAATAAACCTCAAGAAATGAATTCATTGCTTCCTTCAGTTCCCAAACTTCCCAGTGAAGATGAACAATGCAATATGATGACTTGGAACTTGGATAGAAGTTCTTAGCTACCAAAAGCAGGGGAGGATTGTTTGATATAATGACCAGTATTAAAGTAAATTACCAATTAATTGGATTGTAGAGACTTTTTGCTGTAATGAATTATCACAGAACTGATGGATTAAGGCTTATGTGACTCTGAATGTGAAATAGATATGTCTTGGTGGAAGAATAATGCTAGCACTCACAAGTTCAGGAGCCAAGTCGAGTTCATGATTTCCTGCTGTCCATATCCAGGGTTGATAAGCTACACTTCTTTCGACAAACCTTCCCCACGTATCCCACCTCACATTGTCGTGGTTGGAATAATTATCTGCATACGACAAGTCTCCAACAAACAATACAGTCTGTCCTTTCTGTGGATTATGTTCGTAATGGGTGAGGGTCACGTTTGAATCAAAACTCTGACCAAGATCCCCTGCAACATTCATCAGCATGCTGAGCATGGAAAGAAGTGTAGAACCACGGATGCATGTAAATTAACTGCTGAACTAAATTTGCTGCAACTCGCTGATGGACTTGACTATCAAAACTAAATGATTCTGCAAAGACCCATATTACATGGGCAGGGATAAGCTTTTGGAGTTACTCTGAGTCATTGACTATCTACGCATGATAATGTGATTTACTTACCTATGAGACCGAAAGTGTATGGAACATCAGGGCCAACCTCCGGAGGAGTAATGAACCAGAACTGTCGGACCGTGTGTCCAATTCCAACCTCATAATAGTATTTGGTGTTGTACTGCCAGTAAACGAAACAAACATCAGCTACATTTACCAAATTTTACGGATCAAgcaccaaaaaatttaaaatttctggTGGAATATACCATCAAGTTGTTGAGGGTGCAATGGTGGATGTAACCAGAAGTATAATTGTAGAACTTATAACGATTGACTTTgccctttgcctttttcttgtGCTCGCTGTTTTCGCTCCAGTAAAGCACTACACTAGAGCCAGGTTCATCTGGAGTCACCCATGACATGATCATTCCTTTTCCCACATGATCTCCTTGTGTTATATGTACCTAAAGACTCACGCCAATCCCGAAACCCAGATCAGAAACCACAAAGAATAGAACGAAATTAACAACAGTATCCTCTAACATTAAATCACATTGAATACGAAAATGAGTTAACTTGATTCAAGCTTGTCCCAGCATCTCTCTACATGTAGATGTCAACCATTTCACGAGTCACAAAAGAACAGAAGGAAAAGCTTGTGCTATACtaagagaaagagcaagaacaCAAGCTCAGTTGAGACCTGTTGAGGGGCATTATAGCCAGGAGGCACTCGGAAAACATCACTATCCAGAGGCATGTCCACAGTTTTCTCCACTTTACGGACGAAAGTGCTGGTCTTCCCACCATTGCACAAATCAGCCCCATTCAAAACCAGAGCAAGAACAAGAACGGCCCCAGCTACAGCAAcggaacaagaagaagaagaagaagaagatcccagGACAGCCATCTTGGTCTTACTCTGGGATAAGGAAGAGCACAAGAACCTACGTGACAGAACCCCCACAAAGTCTAACATCAATCGCACTACCCCTTATATAGGTGAATGTAATACCGAGGAACACGCCCCTTCGAGATAGAAAGGAGGAGAGATCTGCGTAAAACTCGGGGAATATCCACGGGACCATACAGTGCATACAAAGGGTACATGTCAACTAAGCATACAGTTGACGTTGAAACCGCGGGAGACTTCGTAATAATAACGACGGAAAAAGCGCGTCATTTGACTCTTCTGACAAGGAGAAGAAGGCGACAATGCTCTTCTACAATAATAAGGTGTCGCCGCTACCAGTTCTTTCGCGTGCAATTGGTCTGGACCATCGATGGATGCTGCAAAGAATCGAAATCGGCCACTGCCAAGTTCTGTAACGAAGTAGAATAACGAGAAATGACTTTGAAGTTCGAAGAGTGGTGACGTTATGGAATCTGGGATTGGGAGTtcgactgaagaagaaaagctGGGTCTGTGACCTAAGCTTTGAAAGCGTATGTTTCCATCATGAGGATCTTACGACCTGTTTCTTGATCAGATGGAACTTTCTTATTACGCCAAAGGGCAAAGTGTTCGTTTCACATGAATTCATTGCATGATATTATAGCCTGAACAAGAGACCTACATGACTCTTCAATAAAACTTCAGGTAAACTTTGGGAAAATAGTTCGATTATTTcgaatgtttattttttttctttttgtatattattgtagttcttttttgaaaatttatgccAATAGCATAATCTAGTCCAACGAGCACCAGTCCACTTCCACTCCAGTTGGTGCACGGGATTTGCCCATGggaccatttttcttttacgaaagTCCAAAGCCACCAGTAGAAGTTCCCCTAGATATATGTTCATCGCCATTCTCGAGTCACCAGGTATTCAATTATGtgaaccaaaatttttaaatccCTTTTCAGCTAATTGCCAAATTCAATCAACAACATTTTTATTTCCGTGATACTTTTAACCCGGCCCTGGAAATGTTTTGAAATCGCATAACCTTTTATGCTTAAGACACTTTTAACATGACCCTCCAAATGTCTTAGAAAAAAGGCAGAACTTTATCCTCGTGGGACGATTTTGGTATCTGTTAAATTTTCTGTCAAAACTCGCCGTCTACAGTCCTATGTGGAGGCCGAAATGGATGACAATTTGTGACATATTGTCACTTCGTTCCATAATTTTTCTCAGTAGTTAAGATAATAAAATTACGAATTTTACATCACTGGCATGATGAAAATCAAATAGTCCATGATAGCTTCCTTCATTATTGCTCCAAGAAAGAAGGGGGTGCAAGAAAAATGACTCGAGTGGAATGTCGAAGCATAATGGAGAAAAGGAAGATCAACGAGATTCTGTACAATCATGATTCACTTCCAACTTTTCACTAATATTCAATTTAGCTTAATCACGTTAATATATTGCTTCCACTCTCCATTGAGAAAGTATGCAGAACAACAGTAACTCCTCACCCTTGTCCTAACAATAGAAACCAACCACAGACGAAGTTATAATTACTTGTTAGGTATCTTAGAAAGAGATTATTCCACAATGAAATTGTAGCAATCGCAATTGCTACCCTTTTTTTTACATGACTGAAAAAGACAATACTTCAATACATACATGCATGCAAAAACACTTGATGtgcctactttattttatttcataaatctttttatccAGTGATAAAATTCACGTGATGTGAtgaataattgaatttttagtaaaaCAATAATATAAGTACTAATGAAAATTCTCACGAGACAACAAAGTAAAGATCAAGCACATAAGGACCGATGATCATCCACAACCAGCCATGAGGAATCTTGGTATTGAGCGAATGAAGTGGAATTGTCAATGAGAATCCTGTGAATTCCTTACTTGACTGATTTAAAGCTCTCCAAAGCCACCATTGGTGCTCTCAGCACAGCAGTCCCCATCCTTTTGTCACGGGCCTAAAGAGAGTCGACCCGATCGGCCGTGACACTTTCCTCTTTGATTTCTGTCTCTTGCCTTGTCAATATCTCTACTTCTTACAGGCCCAGCTTTTCATTCGTGTCTATCGTTAATACTCACCTAACCATCGAGAAGGAAAAGTCCACTATTTGCCTTAAGCAGCGGCCTTCCTCGACTTTTCTCGTactagaaaaaaagagaaagtggTCCCCAATTTACGTCCATCTTAAATATTCAATGTCATCCCGGAGGTCGGTTTATGAAAGGAGAAGTCTTAGCTAACCGTCCTCCTTCAACTGACGGAGGAACGGTCAGCCAATGACCACACGTTTTTGAGGGAAACCGGTTGACTcctttacttttaaaaaaaaaaaaattatcttttccaaaaaaaaaataattagtaagaaacctatgaataaaaaattacaagtaaaaaataagCGATTAAAGTGATAATATCTTATGTTTGTGCACATAAGACTCAAGGCCATCCTGGTAAAATCCTCCATAATCCCAACACAATCCAATTATCGTTAATTACAAgtacaaaatataataaattacaagcaaaaaaatattatcacctactaaaaaaatcattaatgtcATTCTATAGatctattaaatttttaaaaaaaaaaaaaaaaaacacttgaaatgTCGGCTTCCTCAACCGATTTCATTTTTaccctatttttcttcttcttttttcccttgatttGCATGCTCAAATtgaaaacaaatcaaagtaataatattcacacaataaaaaataaatcctaCAATACTAttcaaataataagaaatatatgaagAATACAGTTgcaacttttgaaaagtggataTCATTCtcttgtcaaagaaaaagatTGTGTAGATATtgtttccaaataaaaaaactcagtAACTCAAAAAATAGGAATGacattatctttttcttttcttttcttttcttttctttttcttttttcagaatGTGTGATTACCTTGTACACTTAAACATCAATTTGTTGTGTGATTTTGTAATTGAATAAGTCATAAATGTGGAGAAATGTTCGTTAATATTTACTATTCATATTGCAAGAAAGTAAGAGGTATTCATTATTGTTGAATTTTAGCTTGTATCTATATATTTTAGACatataattcttaattttttcttgaCATTTCATTCAGATGGATGGAGTTCGTATTGAAAGCAACTTTGCCAATGAAAATAATAGCGGTGATGAAGATGAGATGAACAATGCAGCCAAAGATGCTAATCATGAAAGCGTCACAATATTAGAGAATGTGAAAATCAAACCTTGCATAGGTATGGAGTTTAATTCTTATGATGAGGCTAATGCATTTTATAACAATTATGCTAAAGAAGTGGAATTTGGCATTAGAGTGTTAAACTCGTACAAAAGAAAAGGCAGCGAGATGCAATACTTTGTTGCAGCCATCAAGCGTACAAGATCGAAAATGAGTCAATTAAGTCAAGACCAAGAAAAAGATGTGGTTGTCCAGCAATGGTTAGAATACATCTAGTTGGGCATCATAAGTGGGAAATAACAAAAGTTGTACTCAATCATAATCATTTTACGACTCCTCTAAGTGCTATATTATTTACATTACACAGGAGTCAatactcaaaaacaaaaagaaaaatcgagttGCATTGTGATGCAGGGATTAGAACAAATAAATTGTTTCAAGCATTGGTTGTTGAAGAAGGAGGACATGAGAACTtaaattttgaaggaaaagatgTTAGGAATCATGTtacaaaatacaaaaggttGAAACTGCAAAAAGGAGATGGGCAAgtacttttcaattatttttcaaccatgcaaatgaaaaattccaatttttgttATGTGCTTGATTTGGATGATGAGAAGAGACTGCATAATGttttttggacaaacacacgATCAGGAGACACGTATGGATATTTTGGAGATGTAGTCACATTTGATACCActtatttgacaaataaatatgaTGTGCCTTTTGCTCCATTTGTTGGTGACAACCATCATGATCAGTCAATTTTGTTCGGATCTGTTTTACTTGCAGATGAGACAACAAACTCTTTCATTTGATTGTTTAAGGCTTGGCTTGATTGCCTCTCAAGCTATTATTCCTGACCAATGTGCTTTGCAGAATGAAATTATCACTTTGATCGCTTGCTTTTcacttgtaattttttattcacaAGATTctcactaatttttttatattttggaaaagatcaaaataaaaaataaaaaataacggAGAGAAACAGGTTGACAAAATGTGTGGTCATTAGTTGACCGTTCCTCCACCAGTTGACCAAGGGACGGTCAGCTAAGCTGCTCCCTTTTTGAAATtagtaggggtgatcggttcccggttcggtccggttccaaggtggaaccaggaaccggaccgggagaatcggttcccaattttgggaaccgtggaccggaccgttggtcttaggaccaagaaccggaccggaccatcggttcggtccggtccggtccggtccaaaagaattggcactttctttttcactaaagaatgactattcactaaagaataattatgctccggaccgatcaatcaaattcggtttccgagcaatctaataaaactactcacacgtGAAAAttttcacgtgcaaaatattcaaacttcacttgtgtgaatatcaatcatagtttatgtgtttcatgtttaattttaagcataaaacccatgaacaacgtgattaaaggttgtgattggcttaggttttatagacaatctatcttatatactttgaatgtttagtcgatatgagactttttaaggcttgaagtgccttgtcgtttgcaagtgaggggagcaagagagagagtgtgagcatgaggagagttttttctataaataaagagtaacaacaagagttttggtggtctcttggccacataagaggttgttacctaaattgcaattccgattgcaataagtttcatatattatatgtgtttatatattatatgaatataaattatatataaaaaaaatttggtccggTCGGTCtagttcccaccttggaaccgggaaacGGACCAACCGGccgccggttccaagattaggaaccgagaaccggaccgccgaccgtgggaaccgcccaaaaccggccggtccggtcccggttcgggcggtttccgttgcacacctcTAGAAATTAGTACATGTATTTAATTGAATCCGAAccgtttatttttttaatgcatatactAAGTTCTTCGAATAATTTCTTATTGGGCTTCTGTGATCTTAACTCTGGATTATTATAAGAAAAATTTCTCATATTGTCCTCAACTTAGAATGAGTGTaaaagaacaagtttaccaaacatttGTTTTTCCTAAATCGTAAGAATGCAGATTGCACCAAATAACAACTAAGACAAGCCCGGTGAGAGCAGCTCCATCTTCCTCAATGTCCTCGGTTTCCATCTTCCACAGCTAACTAAAAATCAATCTGGCGGCCCAATATTTCATTCGTTTCGCCGGTTTGGGTGCTCGAATAAGTAGACCAAAATTCTGACTCCTTGAGCACGGAATTTGATAATCAAACTAGTCTGTAGGAAGATGGATCTGCTCGAACCAAAGGGACAAGTACGGCGATAAAACGATGATATGTGCCAAAGCTCTCTTAATGGAGTACCAAAATGGCGTTGCGCTGTTTGCTGCCGTACAAGGAACGCCGATATCTGCACACGTAGGGCTTTGAAGGGTGCGTTCTCACCCTGCAGCAAGAAGTGAACGCTAGAAAATAGAGCTTGTCGACTCTAAGCTGTTGCTGTCATTGTCGATTAGCATGGTAGAATTAGAGGTCGGGTGACTTCAGTCCCAGAGAAATGTGTCCCTGCATCAAGATAAGGTATCGGATTAAGTATTTCGATGCACTCGCCAGTTCAGGAGCGaattgatttcttgatttcCTGCCGTCCAAATCCAGAGGTGATAAGCTGCGCTTCTTTCAAGAAACGTTCCCCATATATCCCACCCGGCCTCACCGTGCTTGTAACTATCTGCATAAGAGAAGTCTGGAAAGAATGGCACCATCTGTCCTTTCCGCAGATTTCATTCATGATGCGTGTGTCACGTTATCAAAGTTCTGGCCAATATTCCCCAGATGATGGCCACAGCTCTCGAGCCTAGCTGAGAAACATTCCCCATATTCATACGTTGTCAATTTAGTTGTGTTGCCGATCGCTCGCTAGACCCAACTGTGGTCATGAAGATTATACCTTACTTCCTGCCAAACTGAACCCAACAAGAAACCATTGAACAAGAAGCCAAGTCTACAAGAGTACCGACTAACTCAGGAAAAATGCTGTTCTAGCATGTCTATCAAAAGAGGCTGACTCCCAGTTATGAACTCGATGTCAGAACAAGAAAACAACTTTCGCAGCCGTTTGAGGTGAATTATATCGCTGTCTAGAGGGAAGGTCAAGAGCTTTCTCCGCTTTGTGCCATAGCACCCGTTGTACCTCCATCACACACAACCGCTGCATGCAGAAGCAGGAGAATGAATAACAATTTGAATAGAAACAACAATTGAACCAGGAGGGCAAGAAGGCGATCCCTGAATAGCCACCTCCCAACCTACAAACACTCTCCACACAGAATCTAGCATTCCTTGTGCCTCGAATTTTTGTCTCAGAGGAAGTGGACGTCAGACGTCTTTCGTCTCTTCCAGGCTCTTCCAGGCGACTTAGGAAACTGTCGGTCCTATCTATCGATTATTAGGATCGTGTTCCCTTGAGAATCGATAGTTGAAAATGTCGGCATTCTGACGGACATTCTGAAGATGGAGATGTCACCCGCTTATAAATTGATATGCCAGTTTAATGGATTAACCATAAAAATGATGTTCTCGactgaaggctttatttgatttgggcttaaggcccatccgccaaagttgggcccagaaagcccggcccacgggaataaggcccgtggaaagagggaggtataaaagggaagagagagagagaaagtaatgCACGTTGAATCAGAATTACGTTCtctctcccgcgcgttttctctcccaaaaaggacagtaggcatacggcttccaatttcttcccttcaaggcttcatcggatcgattcgaccggattctcttcctccattggcgtttggtgtttaatctgtggctaacaaggtacgctcgaatccgtggtgtgctttacgatcggtgatgcgtggttttttcccgggcttcgtcttccgcattgatttaggggttcgatttagtatcggatccggtatttcggggatcagtaattcccaacattggtatcagagccctagttcacgttttcccgatctgtttttgatgtttttgattgatttttcgcaaaaatgttttcggccgtacggatcgggcgacaaatcccgacacccgagcgctctTCGGCCATTTTTACATGTTTTCgtatgtcaaaatcaaaatctgatGGCACAGGGAGAAAGGGggcgtcgagacgagtctggcgGTATGTCGagcgccgccgggcgacgccgcacgcgcccacacgcgcggccggaaggcgctgcgcgtgggcgcgacgcgcccggagGCGCTGGTTCGCCCGAGCGTGTGGAACACGCGCCGGTGGCGAACCGGCGGCGCGCGCGCGCCGGGCGAcgaccggcacgcgccggtccacGGACCGACGTGTGCGCGTCGCCAagatgacgtcacccaacggccAAGAACCGGCCgggctgacgtcatcgatgacgtcggtTGGCCGagcggcgacccgacccgcgaaccgacccgacccgaccgcgACGAAGGCACGCGCCCGGCACGTGTCGGATGACGTCTCGTGTGACGTCATTCCCGCACGCGCgaggcacgtgcggtcggtccGTGCGAGCGGTCCGACCGgcccgtccggtccgaccggttcgACCGTCGCGACCGGTCCGACCCGcgcgaccgttgacccgttgaccgttgaccgacgaccgttgaccgttgacttgaccgttgaccgaaaaaaaaaaaaaaaaaaaaaaaaaaaaaaaaaaaaaaaaaaaaggaatttgtttctttttcagttatgtctgtgtgggttgtaggtaatccatttttattctgcatttgttccatgaatcatggaaatttatgtattttccattttgtttattatggattataagtgatccattttagttctgcatttgttgcagaaactatgatgcgtaatgcacggatacctgcaatcccgagaacggacgaaggaagagctagactgaaaaggctgataaaagagttagctgattttcggtggcttgatggtgatttagtatcacatatggtcaaggtcaatcagatgatacagaaatcatcaataatggttatcttatgccggattttgagaaggtgccggctttgttgaacactcttccacctgaatggcaagcagtgttagatcggctatgggaggtcaacgtggttccgggttataggaggttggtggaagcttttgtaagagagtactataggattgagttggccaaaacttcaacccttagattgtgcgctacgtggcgcagagtgaatgcgccttggtggcgacataagagctctccaaaagtttttccatggttggcaaatgtacctttagttttctcagatgttttggctgatagattagaagggacattccctaattatttcttagattaattatgagatgttttatggatgtaaatatctctttccaagttgatatttttttctttgtatatattgctcagtgtaatgtatagttgtattatgtgaaagcattgttattatattaaatgttagataatatttgatttacATTCTCGCGATTCTTTGTGGGTAGTTAGTcagggtagttatagaagtttttgtaacttcatagaattgattttgcatatgacaatcatattaatgatagtttttaagttaggatttttggaggataattggaaacgtagtgaccttttgattctgaagccttacttgaaattattcattaatatgatgggtctatgcaaataaaGATGCATAattgataggcattaattattcgtgcaagtatgtctga
Above is a window of Eucalyptus grandis isolate ANBG69807.140 chromosome 9, ASM1654582v1, whole genome shotgun sequence DNA encoding:
- the LOC120285876 gene encoding purple acid phosphatase 2-like — encoded protein: MLDFVGVLSRRFLCSSLSQSKTKMAVLGSSSSSSSCSVAVAGAVLVLALVLNGADLCNGGKTSTFVRKVEKTVDMPLDSDVFRVPPGYNAPQQVHITQGDHVGKGMIMSWVTPDEPGSSVVLYWSENSEHKKKAKGKVNRYKFYNYTSGYIHHCTLNNLMYNTKYYYEVGIGHTVRQFWFITPPEVGPDVPYTFGLIGDLGQSFDSNVTLTHYEHNPQKGQTVLFVGDLSYADNYSNHDNVRWDTWGRFVERSVAYQPWIWTAGNHELDLAPELGENKPFKPYTNRYHVPYRKSNSTAPFWYSIKRASAYIIVLSSYSAYGKYTPQYKWLEEELKKVDRTETPWLIVMMHSPWYNSYNYHYMEGETMRVMFEPWFVKYKVDVVFAGHVHAYERSERVSNIAYNIVNGLCIPVHDQSAPVYITIGDGGNLEGLATNMTEPQPKYSAYREASFGHAMFDIKNRTHAYYNWHRNQDGYAVEADSMWFFNRFWHPVDDSTSI